In Gossypium arboreum isolate Shixiya-1 chromosome 6, ASM2569848v2, whole genome shotgun sequence, the following are encoded in one genomic region:
- the LOC108485466 gene encoding protein NONRESPONDING TO OXYLIPINS 2, mitochondrial-like isoform X1, with protein sequence MAGSTILSRLSSSRLKALPVKLKSSKPVLPTISPLKSSSQSQFSSASSSSSSSSVKRISGIPREMGISLSFRLPVELSCLISMMPLHSAVASARLRSFLAIESQSWGLIPQGISMPL encoded by the exons ATGGCTGGTTCGACGATTCTCTCTAGATTATCATCATCTCGGTTAAAGGCTCTTCCTGTAAAGCTTAAAAGCAGCAAACCAGTGTTACCCACTATTTCTCCATTGAAATCGAGCTCTCAGTCTCAGTTTTCttctgcttcttcttcttcttcttcttcttcagtgaAGCGCATTTCCGGGATTCCAAG AGAAATGGGAATTTCCCTTTCATTTAGATTACCAGTGGAGCTGAGCTGCTTAATCTCAATGATGCCTTTGCACAGTGCGGTTGCTTCGGCTCGCCTCAGATCATTTCTTGCTATAGAATCTCAGAGTTGGGGTTTGATTCCTCAAG GTATCTCTATGCCTTTATAA
- the LOC108485466 gene encoding protein NONRESPONDING TO OXYLIPINS 2, mitochondrial-like isoform X2 gives MAGSTILSRLSSSRLKALPVKLKSSKPVLPTISPLKSSSQSQFSSASSSSSSSSVKRISGIPRLPVELSCLISMMPLHSAVASARLRSFLAIESQSWGLIPQGISMPL, from the exons ATGGCTGGTTCGACGATTCTCTCTAGATTATCATCATCTCGGTTAAAGGCTCTTCCTGTAAAGCTTAAAAGCAGCAAACCAGTGTTACCCACTATTTCTCCATTGAAATCGAGCTCTCAGTCTCAGTTTTCttctgcttcttcttcttcttcttcttcttcagtgaAGCGCATTTCCGGGATTCCAAG ATTACCAGTGGAGCTGAGCTGCTTAATCTCAATGATGCCTTTGCACAGTGCGGTTGCTTCGGCTCGCCTCAGATCATTTCTTGCTATAGAATCTCAGAGTTGGGGTTTGATTCCTCAAG GTATCTCTATGCCTTTATAA